One Mycolicibacterium parafortuitum DNA segment encodes these proteins:
- a CDS encoding MarR family transcriptional regulator produces the protein MGPDRRDPIATARANWERAGWGDVADGMVAVTSVMRAHQILLARVENALRPYDLSFSRFELLRLLAFSRTGALPITKASDRLQVHVTSVTHAIRRLEADGLVERLPHPTDGRTTLVRITDLGRSTVEDATETLNKEVFGDIGISEDQSRALSDAIETLRHSAGDF, from the coding sequence GTGGGACCGGACCGGCGCGACCCTATCGCCACCGCACGCGCCAACTGGGAGCGCGCGGGCTGGGGTGATGTCGCCGACGGGATGGTCGCGGTGACCTCGGTGATGCGGGCCCACCAGATCCTGCTGGCCCGGGTCGAGAACGCGCTGCGCCCTTACGATCTGAGCTTCTCCCGGTTCGAACTGCTGCGGCTGCTGGCGTTCAGCCGCACCGGCGCGCTCCCGATCACCAAGGCCTCGGACCGGCTGCAGGTACACGTCACCAGCGTCACGCACGCGATCCGGCGGCTGGAGGCCGACGGGCTCGTCGAGCGGCTGCCGCACCCCACCGACGGCCGCACCACGCTGGTGCGCATCACCGACCTCGGCCGCTCGACGGTCGAGGACGCCACCGAGACGCTGAACAAGGAAGTGTTCGGCGACATCGGGATCTCCGAGGACCAGTCCCGCGCGCTGTCCGACGCGATCGAGACGCTGCGGCACAGCGCGGGCGATTTCTAG
- a CDS encoding GAF domain-containing sensor histidine kinase, with product MTRPVLTADRELTLLRELIQAASRGPGVEPLAAAAARMITAATDSDVCFVHVLDDTERSLTLAGATPPFDAEVGKIRLPLGQGISGWVASHQQPVVIRKDKESDPRYLPFRSLRGRDFTSMVSVPMQTEPGGLVGVLNVHTVAERDFADADVELLLVIGRLIAGAMHQARLHRQLVARERAHENFVEQVIEAQELERRRLAGDIHDGISQRLVTLSYRLDAAAQAAKSPADHAALTEQLDRARELAELTLQEARAAISGLRPPVLDDLGLSGGLASLARSIPQIDIDLDIGGELADNRLPDHIELALYRIAQECLQNVVKHARADHARLTFAVDRTDNGEVARLEIVDDGIGFDTLENPLGGDEMGGYGLLSMAERAEIVGGRLNIRSRPGNGTAVTATIPLPANREPA from the coding sequence ATGACGCGGCCCGTGCTGACCGCCGACCGTGAGCTGACGCTGCTGCGCGAACTGATCCAGGCCGCCTCGCGCGGGCCCGGGGTGGAACCGCTGGCCGCGGCGGCCGCTCGGATGATCACCGCCGCCACCGACAGCGACGTGTGCTTCGTGCACGTGCTCGACGACACCGAGCGGTCACTGACTTTGGCCGGTGCGACGCCGCCGTTCGACGCCGAGGTCGGCAAGATCAGATTGCCGCTCGGACAGGGCATCTCGGGTTGGGTCGCGAGCCATCAACAACCGGTGGTGATCCGCAAGGACAAGGAGTCCGATCCTCGCTACCTGCCGTTCCGGTCGCTGCGCGGCCGCGACTTCACCTCGATGGTGTCGGTGCCGATGCAGACCGAACCCGGCGGGCTGGTCGGTGTGCTCAACGTGCACACCGTCGCCGAACGCGACTTCGCCGACGCCGACGTCGAGCTGCTTCTGGTGATCGGCAGGCTGATCGCGGGGGCGATGCACCAGGCCCGTTTGCACCGCCAACTGGTGGCGCGCGAACGCGCCCACGAGAACTTCGTCGAGCAGGTCATCGAGGCCCAGGAGCTGGAGCGGCGGCGGCTGGCCGGCGACATCCACGACGGCATCTCCCAGCGGCTCGTCACGCTGTCCTACCGGCTCGACGCCGCCGCGCAGGCCGCGAAGTCGCCGGCCGATCACGCCGCACTGACCGAACAGCTGGACCGGGCCCGGGAACTCGCCGAGCTCACCCTGCAGGAGGCCCGAGCCGCGATCAGCGGGCTGCGACCTCCGGTGCTCGACGACCTCGGGCTCTCCGGCGGGCTGGCCAGCCTGGCCCGGTCCATCCCGCAGATCGACATCGACCTCGACATCGGAGGGGAGCTGGCCGACAATCGGCTCCCCGACCACATCGAGCTGGCGCTGTACCGCATCGCGCAGGAGTGCCTGCAGAACGTCGTCAAACACGCCCGCGCCGACCACGCCCGGCTGACGTTCGCCGTGGACCGAACCGACAACGGCGAGGTCGCGCGGCTGGAGATCGTCGACGACGGCATCGGTTTCGACACGCTGGAGAATCCGCTCGGCGGCGACGAGATGGGCGGCTACGGGCTGCTGTCGATGGCAGAGCGCGCCGAAATCGTCGGGGGCAGACTCAACATCCGCTCCCGGCCCGGTAACGGCACCGCGGTCACCGCGACGATCCCGCTGCCCGCGAACCGGGAACCCGCCTAG
- a CDS encoding response regulator produces the protein MTPDPVRIVLVDDHEMVIEGLKAMLAAFGDRVTVVGQAVGAERVMGVVADLDPDIVLCDVRMQGSSGLDVCRQLRAWDPDRKVVMLSVYDDEQYLFQALKVGASGYLLKSISSEDLVRQLESVHTGQTAIDPSMAARVVEWPGARQGLTQRESEILELVVNGLSNRAIAAKLVIGDETVKTHLSSIYRKLGVSDRTAAVATALREGIFQ, from the coding sequence ATGACCCCCGATCCGGTGCGAATCGTGCTGGTCGACGACCACGAGATGGTCATCGAGGGCTTGAAGGCGATGCTGGCCGCGTTCGGTGACCGGGTCACCGTCGTCGGCCAGGCGGTCGGCGCCGAGCGGGTGATGGGCGTGGTCGCCGACCTCGATCCGGACATCGTGCTCTGCGATGTGCGCATGCAGGGATCCAGCGGGCTGGACGTGTGCCGGCAGCTGCGCGCCTGGGACCCGGACCGCAAAGTGGTGATGCTGTCGGTCTACGACGACGAGCAGTACCTGTTCCAGGCGCTGAAGGTCGGCGCGTCCGGCTACCTGCTCAAGAGCATCAGCAGCGAAGACCTGGTCAGACAGCTCGAGTCGGTGCACACCGGCCAGACGGCGATCGACCCGTCGATGGCGGCCCGGGTGGTGGAGTGGCCCGGTGCCCGCCAAGGCCTGACCCAGCGGGAGAGCGAGATCCTCGAGCTGGTGGTCAACGGGCTGTCCAACCGCGCCATCGCCGCGAAACTCGTCATCGGCGACGAGACGGTCAAGACCCATCTGAGTTCGATCTACCGCAAGCTCGGCGTCAGTGACCGCACCGCGGCCGTCGCGACCGCGCTGCGCGAAGGCATCTTCCAATGA